One Lactobacillus crispatus DNA segment encodes these proteins:
- a CDS encoding glycosyltransferase family 4 protein — MKVLHVNAGLENGGGLSHIVNLLTETKNEGKDFELLTLAEGPVAQAARAAGITTHVLGANSRYDLGSLGRLTKFINEGHYDIVHTHGARANLFLSLIHKRIRATWCITVHSDPYLDFEGRGIIGNIFTKLNLRALRKADCIFVVTQRFAKLLINRAHVNKNKVHVIYNGIFFHSDSEIPAKYEHTYFNIINVARTEKVKGQELLLKAVKKLDDQHIRLHIAGDGSQLEALKALTRQLDMAPQVTFHGFMTQHQLSGLYKRIDLAVLTSYSESFPLVLLEATDNLIPILSTDVGDIHKMIPGPEYGFIAKTGDIDSIAKEINLAVNKTHEELRQMANTEKRYAEEHFSIKNQLDSIEKVYLTLR; from the coding sequence ATGAAGGTTTTGCATGTAAATGCTGGTTTAGAAAATGGCGGCGGTTTATCACATATTGTTAATTTGTTAACTGAAACCAAAAATGAAGGCAAAGATTTTGAATTATTAACGCTGGCAGAAGGACCAGTAGCACAAGCAGCAAGAGCGGCTGGGATTACTACACATGTGCTAGGAGCTAATAGTCGTTATGACTTAGGCAGTTTAGGTAGACTGACTAAGTTTATCAATGAGGGGCACTATGATATTGTGCATACTCATGGTGCGCGTGCCAACTTATTTTTATCTTTGATTCACAAGCGAATTCGTGCAACTTGGTGTATTACTGTACATTCAGATCCTTATCTAGACTTTGAAGGTAGGGGAATCATTGGCAATATTTTTACTAAACTTAATTTACGTGCGTTGAGAAAAGCTGATTGTATTTTCGTAGTAACTCAGCGTTTTGCCAAGCTACTAATTAATCGCGCACATGTGAATAAAAACAAGGTACATGTCATCTATAATGGCATCTTTTTCCACAGTGATAGTGAAATTCCAGCTAAATATGAACATACCTATTTTAATATTATTAACGTTGCTCGTACGGAAAAGGTTAAAGGACAAGAATTGCTCTTAAAAGCTGTGAAAAAATTAGATGATCAGCATATTCGTCTGCATATCGCGGGTGATGGTAGTCAGCTTGAAGCATTGAAGGCCTTGACGCGGCAATTGGACATGGCACCACAAGTAACTTTTCACGGTTTTATGACTCAACACCAATTGAGCGGATTATATAAGCGAATTGATCTAGCCGTCTTAACTTCATATTCAGAGAGTTTTCCACTTGTGCTTTTAGAGGCAACAGACAATTTAATCCCTATTTTGTCCACAGATGTAGGTGATATTCATAAAATGATTCCAGGACCCGAATATGGTTTCATTGCTAAAACGGGAGACATTGATTCAATTGCTAAAGAGATTAATCTGGCCGTTAATAAAACCCATGAAGAGTTACGCCAGATGGCTAATACAGAAAAGCGGTATGCGGAAGAGCATTTTTCTATTAAAAATCAACTGGACTCAATTGAAAAAGTGTATCTGACTTTGAGGTAA
- a CDS encoding nicotinate phosphoribosyltransferase yields MFYPELAKDDSLALHTDLYEINMMYTYFKKGIADRNAVFESFYRREPFGNGYAVYAGLEHIINYLKNLKFTESDLQYLKENEGYDDDFIDYLRNLKLKLTIRSMKEGELVFANEPILQVEGPLAQCQLVETAILNIINFQTLLATKAARIKLAVKDDGLMEFGSRRAQETDAAIWGARAAYIGGFDSTSNVRAGKLFGIPISGTHAHALVEAFGSEYDAFKAYAETHNNCVFLVDTYDTVRSGVPNAIKVANEMGDKINFLGVRIDSGDMAYISKQVRKELDDAGYPDAKIFASNDLDENTITNLKMQGAKIDVWGIGTKYITAYDQPALGVVYKLVAMEDELGAMRDTLKISSNAIKVSTPGKKQVWRISANTAKKNEGDWVSRYNEDPRKFDALFMFHPQYNYINKVVTDYTAIPLLHDIFKDGKLVYDQPSLDEIKKFCADNLDGLWDEYKRSLNPQEYPVDLSQNLYESKMDLIQDIRRKIRERSIGR; encoded by the coding sequence ATGTTTTATCCAGAATTAGCCAAAGACGATTCGTTGGCTTTACACACTGATTTATACGAAATTAATATGATGTATACCTATTTCAAGAAAGGGATTGCTGATCGCAATGCCGTTTTTGAAAGTTTTTACCGCAGGGAACCATTCGGCAACGGTTATGCTGTTTATGCTGGTTTGGAACACATCATTAACTATTTAAAGAATTTAAAGTTTACCGAAAGTGACCTGCAATATTTGAAAGAAAATGAAGGTTACGATGATGACTTTATTGATTATTTACGCAATCTAAAATTAAAGCTCACTATTCGTTCAATGAAGGAAGGCGAGCTGGTTTTTGCTAACGAACCAATTTTGCAAGTTGAAGGTCCACTTGCCCAGTGTCAGTTAGTTGAAACTGCTATTTTAAATATTATTAACTTCCAAACTTTATTGGCAACTAAAGCTGCTAGAATCAAGTTAGCTGTTAAAGATGATGGTCTAATGGAGTTTGGCTCTCGTCGTGCGCAAGAAACCGATGCGGCCATTTGGGGTGCTCGAGCTGCTTATATTGGCGGCTTTGATTCAACTAGTAATGTTCGTGCTGGTAAATTGTTTGGTATTCCTATTTCAGGGACTCATGCTCATGCTTTAGTTGAAGCATTTGGCAGTGAATATGACGCATTTAAGGCATATGCGGAAACACATAATAATTGTGTTTTCTTGGTTGACACTTACGATACTGTCCGTAGTGGTGTGCCTAATGCTATCAAGGTGGCTAATGAAATGGGCGACAAGATTAACTTCTTGGGCGTACGAATTGACTCTGGGGATATGGCTTACATTTCTAAGCAAGTTCGTAAGGAGTTAGACGATGCTGGCTATCCAGATGCCAAGATTTTTGCTTCAAATGACCTTGATGAAAACACCATTACTAACTTAAAGATGCAAGGCGCTAAAATTGATGTCTGGGGCATTGGGACCAAGTATATCACTGCTTATGATCAACCAGCCCTTGGTGTTGTTTACAAGTTGGTTGCCATGGAAGATGAATTAGGCGCCATGCGGGATACATTGAAGATTTCTTCAAATGCCATCAAAGTTTCCACCCCAGGTAAAAAACAAGTATGGCGGATTAGCGCAAACACTGCTAAGAAAAATGAAGGTGACTGGGTATCTCGGTATAATGAAGATCCACGCAAATTTGACGCGCTCTTCATGTTCCACCCACAATATAACTATATTAATAAGGTGGTAACTGATTACACTGCTATTCCACTTTTACATGATATTTTTAAAGATGGAAAATTAGTTTATGATCAACCTAGTCTTGATGAAATTAAAAAATTCTGTGCTGACAACCTTGATGGTTTATGGGATGAATATAAGCGTAGCCTGAATCCGCAGGAATATCCAGTGGATTTATCACAAAACTTATACGAATCCAAGATGGATTTGATTCAAGACATTCGGCGTAAAATTAGAGAAAGAAGCATTGGTCGATGA
- a CDS encoding GntR family transcriptional regulator has protein sequence MEEPMYIKIHNQIKRDIENHVYQVGDRIPAERQLAVKFGVSRMTLRQAIKTLEDEGILERRLGSGTYVASQKVQEKMSGIMSFTEITKANGQVPSSKLISYQIGNPSLSEKERLALKDNENVLRMERIRYADKTPICYEVVTVPYYLVKNFSKEDVSTHLYKTLEKRGGFAIGRVTEHISASIANEQDARLLKAKKGEPLITRRQVTELADGQPFEYTRARYVAERFEFTFSK, from the coding sequence ATGGAAGAACCGATGTATATCAAGATTCACAATCAGATTAAGCGTGATATTGAGAATCACGTTTATCAAGTAGGGGATCGTATTCCAGCAGAACGTCAATTGGCAGTTAAGTTTGGCGTTTCGAGAATGACTTTACGCCAAGCGATTAAAACATTAGAAGATGAAGGAATTTTAGAACGGCGCTTGGGTAGCGGAACCTATGTAGCTAGTCAGAAGGTTCAAGAAAAAATGTCAGGAATTATGTCCTTTACTGAGATTACTAAGGCTAATGGTCAAGTTCCTTCAAGTAAGTTAATTTCTTATCAGATTGGCAATCCATCTTTATCTGAAAAAGAGCGTCTTGCGCTAAAAGATAATGAGAACGTTTTGCGGATGGAGCGGATTCGCTACGCTGATAAGACACCAATTTGTTATGAAGTCGTAACGGTGCCATACTACTTAGTAAAGAATTTTTCTAAAGAAGATGTTTCAACGCACTTATATAAAACCTTAGAAAAGCGCGGTGGTTTTGCCATTGGACGAGTGACGGAACATATTTCTGCATCAATTGCCAACGAGCAAGATGCGCGTCTTCTTAAAGCTAAAAAAGGTGAACCGTTAATTACTAGACGACAGGTAACTGAACTAGCAGATGGGCAACCATTCGAATACACCCGCGCACGTTACGTTGCAGAACGATTTGAATTCACTTTTTCTAAGTAA
- the nadE gene encoding ammonia-dependent NAD(+) synthetase, protein MRELQKEIIAYEHVLPEIDPKKEIRRSIDFLKDYLKANPFLKSYVLGISGGQDSTLTGKLCQMAIEEMREETGDDSYQFIAVRLPYGVQADAQDAADAVAFQKPDQDLIVNIKEPVDAMVKVVEATGQKITDFNKGNIKARQRMVVQYAIAGANKGAVVGTDHAAENFSGFYTKFGDGAADLTPLFRLDKRQGKALLKELGCPKHLYEKAPTADLEEEKPDLPDEVALGVTYQEIDDYLEGKEVSDKAADQIEKLWNKSKHKRHLPVTVFDDFYKK, encoded by the coding sequence ATGAGAGAATTACAAAAAGAAATTATCGCTTATGAACATGTTTTACCAGAAATTGACCCTAAAAAAGAAATTAGACGTTCAATTGATTTTTTGAAAGATTATTTAAAGGCTAATCCATTTCTTAAGTCATACGTCTTAGGTATTTCTGGTGGTCAAGATTCCACTTTGACTGGTAAATTGTGTCAAATGGCAATTGAAGAAATGCGTGAGGAAACTGGCGATGATTCTTATCAATTTATCGCTGTTCGTTTGCCTTATGGCGTTCAAGCAGATGCCCAAGATGCCGCAGATGCAGTCGCTTTTCAAAAGCCAGATCAGGATTTAATTGTTAATATTAAGGAACCAGTTGATGCTATGGTGAAGGTTGTAGAAGCAACTGGTCAAAAGATTACTGACTTTAACAAAGGCAATATTAAGGCGCGGCAAAGAATGGTAGTTCAATATGCCATCGCTGGTGCTAATAAGGGTGCCGTTGTTGGTACCGACCATGCTGCAGAAAACTTTAGTGGCTTTTACACTAAGTTTGGTGATGGTGCCGCTGATTTGACGCCATTGTTCCGTTTGGACAAGCGTCAAGGCAAGGCTTTGCTTAAGGAATTAGGTTGTCCTAAGCATTTATATGAAAAGGCTCCAACCGCAGACCTTGAAGAAGAAAAGCCAGATTTGCCAGATGAAGTTGCCCTCGGTGTAACTTACCAAGAGATTGATGATTACCTTGAGGGTAAGGAAGTATCAGATAAGGCAGCTGATCAAATTGAAAAATTATGGAATAAGAGTAAACACAAGCGTCATTTGCCGGTTACTGTCTTTGATGACTTTTATAAAAAGTAA
- the tagD gene encoding glycerol-3-phosphate cytidylyltransferase has protein sequence MKRVITYGTFDLLHYGHVRLLKRAKELGDYLIVGLSTDEFNEFKKHKEAYNTYPERKYILEAIRYVDQVIPEKDWDQKITDVQKYHIDTFVMGDDWKGKFDFLKPYCDVVYLPRTPGISTTKIKEDLK, from the coding sequence ATGAAAAGAGTTATTACCTATGGCACCTTTGACCTACTTCACTACGGTCACGTGCGACTGCTTAAAAGAGCTAAAGAATTGGGCGACTATTTAATAGTAGGTTTATCTACCGATGAATTTAACGAATTCAAAAAACACAAGGAAGCCTACAATACCTACCCTGAACGTAAATACATTTTGGAAGCTATCCGTTATGTCGACCAAGTCATCCCCGAAAAGGATTGGGATCAAAAAATCACCGATGTACAAAAATACCATATCGACACTTTTGTCATGGGCGATGATTGGAAAGGAAAATTCGACTTCCTTAAGCCTTATTGTGATGTGGTTTACCTGCCAAGAACGCCAGGAATTTCCACTACTAAAATTAAAGAAGATCTTAAATAA
- a CDS encoding calcium-translocating P-type ATPase, SERCA-type, producing the protein MAKKYYVESIPDTEKDLNTSVKDGLSASDAKVRLEKYGPNALASKKKQSMFMRFIDQFKDFMIIVLIIAAILSGVLAHEWTDAAIIMIVVILNAILGVFQEARSEAAIDALKEMATPDAHVRRDDTIVTIPSTELVPGDVVLLEAGDVVPADLRLNQAHSLKIEESALTGESVPVEKHAETLEGEDIALADRVNMAYSNTNVTYGRAEGIVTSTGMHTEVGKIATMLNNADETDTPLKRNLNQLGKTLTIMILAICVIVFIVGVLKADPAERNSTLMINMFLVAVSLAVAAIPEGLPAIVTIILALGTQTMAKHKAIVRKLPAVETLGATDIICSDKTGTLTQNRMTVEKVFYDKKLHDNSESISENNPALLAMTLANDTKIENGGDLLGDPTETALIQFAFDQNIDVTDLLEKYKRIQEVPFDSERKLMSTVNKDGEQYFVAVKGAPDMLLQRVTRIENGGQVEPITDKQKQNILAQNKQMAQQALRVLGLAYKKVDQLYTDPTTDNVEQDLIFAGLVGMIDPERGEAKAAVAEAKSAGIRTVMITGDHQTTAQAIAERLGIIEKGQDSRVLTGAELDKLDDEYFKQHVGDYSVYARVSPEHKVRIVKAWQANDKIVAMTGDGVNDAPSLKQADIGIGMGITGTEVSKGASDMVLADDNFATIVEAVKQGRKVFSNIQKAILYLMSCNVGEVLTVFMMTMLGWDILAPVQLLWINLVTDTLPAIALGVEPVEAGIMKRKPRGKKSNFFSGGVASSIIYQGILEGILVLGAYQIGLHVGPHVGDPSLQHGDALTMAFLTLGLIQLFHAINSKYVHQSIFRPHTFSNKWFNGAIIIAAVIMAAVELPFMTKFFDVTELDGPQWLVILIAGILMVLIVEIVKFCQRKMGKE; encoded by the coding sequence ATGGCTAAGAAATACTATGTCGAGTCAATTCCCGACACTGAAAAAGACCTGAACACGTCTGTCAAAGATGGGTTAAGTGCTAGCGATGCTAAAGTTAGGTTAGAAAAGTATGGACCTAATGCACTTGCTTCCAAGAAAAAGCAAAGCATGTTCATGCGTTTTATTGATCAGTTCAAAGACTTTATGATTATTGTTTTGATCATTGCCGCGATTTTGTCTGGGGTATTAGCTCATGAGTGGACTGATGCCGCAATTATTATGATTGTGGTCATTTTGAACGCAATTTTAGGCGTCTTTCAAGAAGCACGTTCCGAAGCTGCGATTGATGCTTTGAAGGAAATGGCTACGCCGGATGCGCATGTGCGCCGTGATGATACAATCGTTACTATTCCAAGCACAGAATTGGTTCCTGGAGATGTAGTTTTACTAGAAGCTGGGGATGTGGTTCCTGCTGACTTACGCTTGAATCAAGCCCACAGCTTGAAGATTGAGGAATCAGCGTTAACCGGTGAATCAGTTCCAGTTGAAAAGCATGCAGAAACTTTAGAAGGTGAAGACATTGCTTTAGCTGACCGCGTAAATATGGCTTATTCCAATACTAATGTGACCTATGGTCGTGCTGAAGGAATCGTAACTAGTACGGGAATGCACACCGAAGTTGGTAAAATCGCTACAATGTTGAACAATGCTGATGAAACTGATACACCGTTAAAGCGAAACTTGAATCAACTGGGAAAGACCCTAACCATCATGATTTTGGCAATCTGCGTGATTGTCTTTATCGTAGGAGTGCTCAAGGCTGATCCAGCAGAGCGTAACTCTACTTTAATGATTAACATGTTCTTGGTTGCCGTTTCCTTGGCTGTAGCTGCAATTCCGGAAGGCTTGCCAGCAATTGTAACGATTATTTTGGCACTAGGTACGCAAACGATGGCCAAACATAAGGCGATTGTCCGTAAATTGCCTGCTGTTGAGACATTGGGTGCTACAGACATTATTTGTTCTGATAAGACTGGTACGTTGACCCAGAACCGGATGACAGTTGAAAAGGTCTTCTATGATAAAAAATTACATGATAATAGTGAAAGTATTAGCGAAAATAACCCAGCTTTATTGGCAATGACTTTGGCTAATGATACTAAGATTGAAAATGGCGGAGACTTATTGGGTGACCCAACAGAGACCGCCCTGATTCAATTTGCTTTTGATCAAAACATTGATGTAACTGACTTGCTTGAAAAATACAAACGAATTCAAGAAGTGCCTTTTGATTCAGAACGGAAATTGATGAGTACTGTTAATAAAGATGGCGAGCAATACTTTGTAGCGGTCAAAGGCGCACCAGATATGTTGTTACAGCGAGTAACTAGGATTGAAAATGGTGGTCAAGTAGAGCCGATCACAGATAAGCAGAAGCAAAATATTTTAGCGCAAAACAAGCAGATGGCACAACAAGCTTTACGTGTCTTAGGGCTTGCTTATAAGAAAGTCGACCAATTGTACACCGATCCAACAACTGATAATGTTGAACAAGATTTAATTTTTGCTGGGTTAGTCGGAATGATTGATCCAGAACGTGGTGAAGCTAAAGCGGCCGTGGCTGAAGCAAAGAGTGCTGGTATTAGAACAGTAATGATTACTGGTGATCACCAAACAACTGCTCAAGCAATTGCGGAACGCCTAGGTATTATTGAAAAAGGTCAGGATAGCCGCGTTTTAACTGGGGCTGAACTTGATAAACTAGATGATGAATATTTCAAACAGCATGTTGGTGACTACAGCGTTTATGCTCGTGTTTCACCAGAGCACAAGGTTAGAATTGTCAAGGCTTGGCAGGCTAATGACAAGATTGTTGCAATGACTGGTGATGGGGTAAACGATGCTCCAAGTTTGAAGCAAGCTGATATCGGAATTGGCATGGGAATTACTGGGACCGAAGTTTCTAAAGGAGCCAGCGATATGGTTTTGGCTGATGATAACTTTGCCACGATCGTTGAAGCAGTAAAGCAAGGACGCAAGGTCTTCAGTAATATCCAAAAGGCCATTCTATATTTAATGAGTTGTAACGTGGGTGAAGTATTAACAGTTTTCATGATGACAATGCTAGGTTGGGATATCTTAGCTCCTGTGCAGCTCTTGTGGATCAACTTGGTAACGGATACTTTGCCAGCTATTGCTTTAGGTGTTGAACCAGTGGAAGCTGGAATTATGAAGCGCAAGCCGCGTGGTAAGAAGTCTAACTTCTTTAGCGGTGGTGTTGCCAGTTCAATTATTTACCAAGGAATTTTGGAAGGAATTTTAGTTTTAGGTGCATACCAAATTGGTTTGCATGTCGGTCCACATGTGGGTGATCCATCGTTGCAACATGGGGATGCATTGACAATGGCCTTCTTGACTTTGGGCTTGATTCAGCTGTTCCATGCAATTAATTCCAAGTATGTACATCAGTCGATTTTTAGACCGCATACTTTTTCTAACAAGTGGTTCAATGGTGCAATTATCATTGCTGCTGTAATTATGGCAGCGGTAGAATTGCCATTTATGACTAAGTTCTTTGATGTGACTGAACTTGATGGACCACAGTGGTTAGTCATTTTAATTGCCGGAATTTTGATGGTTTTGATTGTTGAAATTGTTAAATTCTGCCAGAGAAAAATGGGTAAAGAATAA
- a CDS encoding peptide ABC transporter substrate-binding protein: protein MTAAAALVLAACSNNGSNAAPTKTMNTSVTNEVSTLDSSKYGDTTSSEVLQNSMEGLYRFNKKNQPELAGATKVERSKDQKIYTFTLRNNAKWSNGDPVTAQDYVTAWRRTVDPKNSSLDADSYAIIKNGEAISQGKAPVNSLGIKALGKYKVQVTLANPIPYLPQILEGAQFYPQNSKLVKKLGSKYGTSSKNLVYNGPFTVSGWTGSNLKWTYKKNPTYWNKKIVDLNKVNVQVVQTPSTGVNLFRSGELDYTTLTSDFVKQYQNNSSYHTKVTPTNGYLSFNLKRKSTGNVHIRRAISRAINKQQLVKTVLHQGKVSNGIVAANFITDQATGNDYRKDAGDLVTYNAKEAKKEWQLGLKQLGKNKLTLELLTSDIDDAKRVGEFIQSNLMKNLPGLTLRVRSIPLKSRLSNTTNHNYDFVYGTWQPSYEDPIDFLTVGGLFNLAPDYHNANFWKQIDLARSTYATDPQKRLNALVNAEKQLIQKDAFAAPLFQQGTSYLLNKRVKGFQLSPYGNVAYYWNVKMK from the coding sequence ATGACAGCAGCTGCCGCATTGGTGCTGGCAGCTTGCTCTAACAATGGCAGCAATGCTGCACCGACTAAGACAATGAATACCTCTGTCACAAATGAAGTTTCAACTTTAGATTCGAGCAAGTATGGAGATACGACTAGTTCAGAAGTTTTGCAGAATTCCATGGAAGGTCTTTACCGTTTTAATAAGAAAAATCAGCCAGAATTAGCTGGTGCGACAAAAGTTGAACGTTCTAAAGACCAGAAGATCTATACTTTTACCTTACGCAATAATGCTAAGTGGTCTAACGGTGATCCAGTTACTGCGCAGGATTATGTAACGGCTTGGCGCAGAACCGTTGACCCGAAAAATTCATCTTTAGATGCCGATTCTTATGCCATTATCAAAAACGGTGAGGCAATTTCTCAAGGTAAAGCACCGGTAAATTCATTGGGAATCAAAGCACTCGGCAAGTATAAGGTGCAAGTTACATTAGCTAATCCAATTCCATATTTGCCACAAATCTTAGAGGGTGCACAATTCTATCCTCAGAATTCTAAATTGGTTAAAAAGTTAGGCTCTAAGTATGGGACTAGCAGTAAGAATCTAGTTTACAATGGTCCATTTACCGTATCTGGTTGGACAGGTTCAAATTTGAAGTGGACTTACAAGAAAAATCCAACTTACTGGAACAAGAAAATTGTTGATTTGAATAAAGTTAACGTACAAGTGGTTCAAACTCCTTCAACTGGGGTTAACTTGTTCAGAAGTGGTGAACTTGATTACACGACATTGACTTCTGATTTTGTTAAGCAGTATCAAAATAATTCTAGCTATCATACCAAAGTTACGCCAACTAATGGCTATCTTTCCTTCAACTTGAAGCGTAAGAGTACAGGCAATGTTCATATTCGTCGGGCCATTAGCCGGGCAATTAATAAGCAACAGTTAGTCAAGACCGTTTTGCATCAAGGCAAGGTGTCAAATGGAATTGTTGCCGCAAACTTTATTACCGATCAGGCAACTGGCAACGATTACCGCAAGGATGCTGGCGACTTGGTTACCTATAATGCCAAGGAAGCTAAAAAGGAATGGCAACTTGGTTTGAAGCAATTGGGTAAGAATAAGCTAACCTTAGAATTGCTTACTTCAGATATTGACGATGCTAAGCGCGTGGGTGAATTTATTCAAAGCAATTTGATGAAAAATTTACCTGGTCTAACTCTACGGGTACGGTCAATTCCTTTGAAGTCACGGCTATCTAACACAACTAATCACAATTACGACTTTGTTTACGGAACTTGGCAGCCAAGTTATGAAGATCCAATTGATTTCTTGACAGTTGGTGGTTTGTTTAATTTAGCGCCAGATTATCACAACGCCAATTTCTGGAAGCAAATTGACTTGGCTCGTTCAACTTATGCCACTGATCCGCAGAAGAGATTGAATGCCTTAGTTAACGCTGAAAAACAATTAATTCAAAAGGATGCCTTTGCGGCACCACTATTCCAACAAGGTACGTCATACTTATTGAATAAGAGAGTGAAAGGTTTCCAACTTTCTCCTTATGGTAATGTGGCTTATTACTGGAATGTTAAAATGAAATAG
- a CDS encoding WecB/TagA/CpsF family glycosyltransferase has protein sequence MSKVNILGVDFDNKTFNQFQNEFINRLNNHLSTFVVTANPEIVMAANENPEFMKILKNDPDYITADGIGIVKAAKMLKQPLPERVTGYDLFTWLMDVANDRGSRVYLIGAKPQVIHAVQSKIAKEYSNINLVGAEDGYFTEDLELVARRIQKAQPDMVFAALGFPKQEKLLSILRKNETPALMMGVGGSFDVFSGIVKRAPEAFQKTHLEWFYRLITNPSRFKRMLVLPQFVVRVKQSKKKGK, from the coding sequence ATGAGCAAAGTTAATATTTTAGGTGTTGATTTTGATAATAAAACTTTTAACCAATTCCAAAATGAATTTATTAATCGACTAAATAATCACCTGTCGACCTTTGTTGTGACCGCTAATCCGGAGATTGTGATGGCGGCAAACGAGAATCCTGAATTTATGAAAATTCTAAAAAATGATCCCGATTATATTACTGCTGACGGGATTGGCATTGTAAAAGCAGCTAAAATGCTTAAGCAGCCGTTACCTGAGCGGGTGACTGGATATGATTTGTTTACTTGGCTGATGGATGTTGCTAACGATCGTGGTAGCCGAGTTTACTTAATTGGAGCTAAGCCACAAGTAATTCATGCAGTACAAAGCAAAATTGCTAAGGAATACTCAAATATTAATCTAGTTGGTGCAGAAGACGGCTACTTTACTGAAGATTTGGAACTAGTGGCACGGCGCATTCAGAAGGCACAACCCGATATGGTTTTTGCAGCATTAGGTTTTCCTAAGCAAGAAAAACTACTATCAATCTTACGTAAGAACGAAACACCAGCTTTGATGATGGGTGTGGGTGGCAGTTTTGATGTCTTTTCAGGTATCGTTAAAAGAGCACCAGAAGCTTTTCAAAAGACGCATTTAGAGTGGTTTTATCGCTTGATTACTAATCCTAGCAGATTTAAGCGGATGTTAGTTTTGCCACAGTTTGTTGTGCGAGTTAAACAGTCAAAAAAGAAGGGAAAATAA
- a CDS encoding CDP-glycerol glycerophosphotransferase family protein produces MKSFLFRLYLAWMSFLARFTTMENNNVVILNGSGRSGSNGYAFYKWLQLNHPEYNVTLVEPWPSSHLKWKTWQKIGAARYVITTHQPFKVRKHQINVQLWHGVPLKRMGIMANNTKRRDNRRNEKLWHKNADIVASSSDLYESLMSACMAIETKKYRKLGFPRLDLLAKPVISKKQLLADLFKTEDDQAQIGIYMPTFRYELEDKSIMEKIKERNFFAFRDFDVEKLNTELKKRHQYLIVKLHPYEMRLFANFKSSYSNISFMNNDYLFDHNYDLYELLGDTDFLMTDFSSIYFDYLHLNKPIVFVTNFLEQYEKTRGLLMGPYAEITPGICVNSEDELIRNLDQLDNQQIANRRLYWLHLTNQVHGDSYCENVFKYMTQEYRG; encoded by the coding sequence ATGAAAAGCTTTTTATTCCGTCTTTATTTGGCTTGGATGAGTTTTTTGGCTAGATTTACCACGATGGAAAACAATAATGTGGTTATCCTGAATGGTTCAGGTAGGTCTGGATCTAACGGCTATGCTTTTTACAAGTGGCTGCAATTGAATCATCCTGAATATAACGTTACATTAGTTGAGCCGTGGCCATCGTCACACTTGAAGTGGAAAACCTGGCAGAAAATCGGAGCAGCGCGATATGTAATTACAACGCACCAACCATTTAAGGTGCGCAAGCATCAAATTAATGTCCAGTTGTGGCATGGCGTTCCACTCAAGCGCATGGGAATTATGGCTAATAATACTAAGCGACGCGACAATCGCCGTAACGAAAAATTGTGGCACAAGAATGCGGATATTGTTGCTTCTAGCTCTGATCTATATGAATCACTAATGAGTGCTTGTATGGCAATTGAGACAAAAAAATACCGCAAGCTGGGCTTTCCGCGTTTGGATTTATTGGCTAAGCCGGTAATTTCGAAGAAACAATTGTTGGCTGACTTATTTAAAACTGAGGACGATCAGGCACAGATCGGGATCTATATGCCAACTTTTCGTTATGAATTGGAAGATAAATCCATTATGGAGAAAATCAAAGAGAGAAACTTTTTTGCCTTTCGGGATTTTGATGTTGAAAAATTAAATACAGAATTAAAGAAGCGGCATCAATATCTGATTGTAAAATTGCATCCCTATGAAATGCGTTTATTTGCCAATTTCAAGAGCAGTTATTCTAACATTTCTTTCATGAACAATGATTACTTGTTTGACCATAATTATGATTTGTACGAATTGCTCGGTGATACTGATTTCTTGATGACAGACTTTTCGTCAATCTACTTTGATTACTTGCACTTGAACAAACCGATTGTGTTTGTGACTAACTTTTTAGAGCAATATGAAAAAACGCGCGGATTACTAATGGGACCATATGCTGAGATTACTCCCGGAATCTGTGTTAATTCAGAGGATGAACTAATTCGCAATCTGGATCAACTTGATAACCAGCAGATTGCTAATCGCCGTCTTTACTGGCTACATTTGACTAACCAGGTGCATGGTGATTCATATTGTGAGAACGTCTTTAAGTACATGACGCAGGAATATCGAGGTTAA